The following are from one region of the Nicotiana tabacum cultivar K326 chromosome 3, ASM71507v2, whole genome shotgun sequence genome:
- the LOC107813783 gene encoding uncharacterized protein LOC107813783, which translates to MAISSHVRSISFPSRSQPEYLKVEIELNRLKTWESSSISSTATPLSLNTIQEGIVGLAELYNCVKDLLESPTTQQALLKHQTGRLVEEALESSVGLIDSCGTTRELVLMMKEQVQDLQSALRRKVGDSSTQNCFDAYISFRKKVKKDIAKNLKTLKQIVENKIESSPQVDSDQSLSKLSAVLREVSALTISVLRSQLSFLSAPASNAKKNGWSLISKMLVTKSAVKGDENTINEVECVDFSLYSKIHSNDFKVDVPMFQKKLQILNAGLQSLEAGIDRLSRLLIRNRVCLLNILTP; encoded by the coding sequence ATGGCTATTTCAAGTCATGTTAGGTCTATTAGTTTTCCTTCTCGATCACAGCCAGAGTATCTCAAAGTTGAGATTGAGCTAAACAGGCTAAAAACATGGGAATCCTCATCTATTTCATCAACAGCAACTCCTCTTAGTTTAAACACCATTCAAGAAGGCATTGTAGGGCTAGCAGAGTTGTATAATTGTGTTAAAGATCTTCTCGAGTCCCCGACAACTCAACAAGCTCTCCTCAAACATCAAACGGGAAGATTAGTAGAAGAAGCTCTTGAGTCCTCTGTTGGATTAATAGACTCGTGTGGCACGACGAGGGAGTTAGTCTTGATGATGAAAGAACAAGTGCAAGATCTTCAATCAGCACTGAGGAGAAAAGTTGGAGACTCAAGCACACAAAATTGCTTCGATGCATATATTAGTTTTAGAAAGAAAGTGAAGAAGGATATAGCCAAGAACCTCAAAACACTAAAACAAATAGTAGAAAACAAGATAGAATCATCTCCTCAAGTAGATTCTGATCAGTCTTTATCTAAGCTAAGTGCAGTGTTAAGAGAAGTATCTGCTTTGACCATCTCAGTTCTAAGATCCCAACTATCTTTCTTGTCCGCGCCAGCTTCAAACGCGAAGAAAAACGGGTGGTCATTGATATCAAAGATGCTTGTCACAAAATCAGCTGTCAAGGGagatgaaaacacaatcaatgaGGTGGAGTGTgttgatttttctctttattcTAAAATTCACAGCAATGATTTTAAAGTTGATGTGCCAATGTTCCAGAAAAAGTTGCAGATATTAAATGCTGGTCTTCAGAGTCTAGAGGCTGGCATAGATAGGTTGTCAAGGTTATTGATCAGAAACAGGGTCTGCCTCCTTAACATCCTTACTCCTTAG